The following proteins are encoded in a genomic region of Oceanisphaera profunda:
- a CDS encoding extracellular catalytic domain type 1 short-chain-length polyhydroxyalkanoate depolymerase, translating into MNLPLNEKFMASLKQATWLTQSGQLQEATAMIQRALQGEQMPQATEPTSAKGEIFEGSFYVVDEQYATPEKASAGRKGAQPESMHSNYAQPGSTQTHSAQTKAPRKPFAAASGISGLSSLLRGKLSGLSGLNAGVDLPAETLADGATAFAPSMSGLSSLLRGKLSGLQGLNTGVDVPVEVLPEGATFNSGTFANQAGSRDYKLYVPSGYHGQQLPLIVMLHGCTQNPDDFAAGTGMNILAEQQPCLVLYPAQSGCANSSRCWNWFKPGDQHRDGGEPAIIAGLTRQIINEYHLDEGRVYVAGLSAGGAMATTMALLYPDIYAAVGIHSGLAHGAAQDIPSALAAMQGTTSPLAGLNKQASAQPTSSKGPKIPAIIFHGDQDTTVHPSNGDRVVAQYLPVGRVTNSKIKAERRAGKVPNGRSYTCTIHHDASGQPILEQWSIHGAAHAWAGGTARGSYTDPQGPDASREMLRFFLAHGKGEH; encoded by the coding sequence ATGAATCTTCCACTGAACGAAAAATTTATGGCCAGTCTGAAACAGGCCACTTGGTTGACGCAATCCGGCCAACTGCAGGAGGCCACGGCTATGATACAGCGGGCGCTGCAGGGTGAGCAGATGCCCCAAGCCACTGAGCCTACATCCGCCAAGGGTGAGATATTTGAAGGCAGCTTTTATGTGGTAGATGAGCAGTATGCTACACCTGAGAAGGCGTCGGCGGGCCGCAAAGGCGCGCAGCCTGAATCTATGCATTCTAACTATGCGCAGCCCGGCTCTACGCAGACCCACTCTGCGCAGACCAAAGCGCCACGCAAACCTTTCGCTGCCGCTTCTGGTATTAGTGGTTTAAGCAGTCTATTGCGCGGCAAGCTATCGGGTTTATCGGGGTTGAATGCTGGAGTGGACTTACCCGCCGAGACGCTGGCTGACGGCGCGACTGCTTTTGCTCCCAGTATGAGTGGTCTGAGCAGCCTGTTACGCGGCAAGCTGTCGGGTTTACAAGGGTTGAACACCGGCGTGGACGTTCCCGTCGAAGTGTTGCCTGAGGGCGCGACTTTTAACAGTGGCACCTTCGCTAATCAGGCGGGCAGCCGAGATTACAAACTGTATGTCCCCAGTGGTTACCATGGCCAGCAGTTGCCATTAATCGTCATGCTGCATGGTTGTACCCAAAATCCCGATGATTTCGCCGCCGGCACCGGCATGAATATACTTGCAGAACAGCAGCCGTGTTTGGTGCTCTATCCTGCACAAAGCGGTTGCGCGAATAGCTCTCGGTGCTGGAACTGGTTCAAGCCAGGCGATCAGCACCGCGATGGTGGCGAGCCGGCGATTATCGCAGGTCTAACGCGCCAAATTATCAATGAGTATCACCTGGATGAAGGACGCGTCTACGTGGCTGGATTGTCCGCTGGCGGCGCTATGGCCACCACCATGGCGCTACTCTACCCAGACATTTACGCGGCGGTAGGTATTCACTCGGGGCTTGCCCACGGTGCGGCGCAAGACATACCGTCTGCACTTGCGGCAATGCAAGGCACCACCAGCCCGCTAGCTGGCCTTAATAAGCAGGCGAGTGCTCAGCCTACATCGTCAAAGGGGCCGAAAATTCCCGCCATTATATTTCACGGTGATCAGGACACTACGGTACATCCCAGCAATGGTGATCGCGTGGTGGCGCAGTATCTTCCTGTAGGCCGCGTAACGAACAGCAAGATTAAGGCAGAGAGACGTGCTGGAAAGGTACCTAATGGACGTTCCTATACTTGTACCATTCATCATGATGCGAGTGGCCAGCCTATTTTGGAGCAGTGGTCGATTCACGGCGCTGCCCACGCTTGGGCCGGAGGTACGGCTCGGGGCTCTTATACGGATCCGCAAGGACCGGATGCCTCACGGGAAATGCTGCGCTTTTTCTTAGCGCACGGGAAAGGCGAACATTGA
- a CDS encoding DUF488 domain-containing protein: protein MEIYTVGHSTHTQEEFLKLLADAGIEKLVDVRAFPGSRKFPHFHEDQMRKWLPEHGIAYQHCEKLGGRRRKSKVIENEVNDGWQNQSFHNYADYTLTADFQAGIEQLQCEAAEQRIAICCSERHPALCHRLLISNWLANHGWQVMHILDGAKQQTLIEEHQVGKWGAEAVITNNGELIYPAHDE from the coding sequence ATGGAGATTTATACGGTCGGCCATTCCACTCACACCCAAGAGGAGTTCTTAAAGTTGCTGGCTGATGCAGGCATTGAGAAGTTGGTAGATGTGCGGGCTTTTCCGGGTAGTCGCAAGTTTCCGCATTTTCACGAAGACCAGATGCGCAAGTGGTTGCCAGAGCATGGCATTGCTTATCAGCATTGTGAAAAACTAGGCGGGCGCAGAAGAAAATCAAAAGTCATAGAGAATGAGGTCAATGACGGCTGGCAAAACCAATCCTTTCATAATTATGCGGATTACACGCTAACCGCGGACTTTCAAGCCGGTATCGAACAATTGCAGTGCGAAGCCGCCGAGCAGCGCATTGCCATCTGTTGCTCAGAACGCCATCCGGCACTGTGCCATCGGCTATTAATCAGTAACTGGCTGGCCAACCACGGCTGGCAGGTAATGCATATTTTAGATGGTGCTAAGCAACAAACCCTGATTGAAGAACACCAAGTCGGAAAATGGGGAGCAGAGGCCGTTATCACAAATAATGGCGAGCTTATTTATCCTGCCCATGATGAGTAA
- the argB gene encoding acetylglutamate kinase → MTTQTSPLIIKLGGTLLESNDALAALFTTLNSFIEQVKRPLVLVHGGGVLVDNQLAAMGLTSTKKDGLRVTPLEHIPVIAGALAGTANKLLLAQAIAHNISAVGLCLGDGGLCRVSQLDPELGSVGKVDGGDATLISTLLNAGFMPVISSIGITADGQLMNVNADQAATAIAEVLDADLVMLSDVSGILDGERQLINSLTETRALELMQQGVIKDGMAVKVKAALQATKTLGKPVAVGSWRSPEQLLSLLAGESEFGTRISH, encoded by the coding sequence ATGACCACGCAAACTAGCCCGTTAATTATTAAGCTCGGCGGCACCCTACTAGAAAGTAACGATGCCTTGGCGGCGTTATTTACCACCTTGAATTCGTTTATTGAGCAAGTAAAACGGCCATTGGTATTAGTGCACGGCGGCGGCGTGTTGGTCGATAACCAACTGGCGGCCATGGGTCTAACATCGACCAAGAAAGATGGCCTGCGGGTCACGCCATTGGAGCATATTCCAGTGATCGCCGGCGCCTTGGCCGGTACGGCTAATAAGCTGCTGCTGGCGCAAGCCATCGCCCACAATATTAGTGCGGTGGGTTTGTGCTTAGGTGATGGCGGCTTATGCCGCGTTAGCCAGCTGGATCCTGAGCTGGGTTCGGTCGGCAAGGTAGACGGCGGTGACGCTACCTTAATTAGCACGCTCTTAAATGCAGGCTTTATGCCGGTGATCAGCTCTATTGGTATTACCGCTGACGGTCAGTTGATGAACGTAAATGCGGATCAAGCGGCCACTGCCATTGCCGAAGTGCTGGATGCAGATTTAGTGATGCTGTCGGATGTGAGTGGCATTCTTGACGGTGAGCGTCAGTTGATTAATTCACTGACCGAGACTCGCGCCTTGGAGCTGATGCAACAAGGGGTGATCAAAGATGGCATGGCGGTAAAGGTGAAAGCCGCACTGCAAGCCACTAAAACTTTGGGTAAACCGGTTGCCGTGGGCAGCTGGCGTAGTCCGGAACAATTATTGTCGCTGCTGGCAGGTGAGTCAGAGTTTGGCACTCGGATTTCGCATTAA
- a CDS encoding argininosuccinate synthase has translation MSQFKKILLAYSGGLDTSAIIPWLKENYEGCEIIAFVGDVGQGADELDGIEAKALESGAVKCIVADLKDEFVNDYVYPTLKSGAIYEGTYLLGTSMARPIIAKAMAEAALAEGAEAIAHGCTGKGNDQVRFEGAVAALAPQLAIIAPWRIWDMKSREDLLDYLAERNIKTTASATKIYSRDANAFHISTEGGELESTWNEPSEQAWTWTVSPEQAPDKAETLSLTVVEGRITALDGVEMTPYNLLVELNDRAAKHGVGRVDIVENRLVGMKSRGCYETPGGTVMMAALRAIEELVLDKPTRAWRERVGAEFSHLVYDGRWFTPLCKALLASANAIAEDVSGEVVIKLYKGQVTAIQKSSPNSLYSEEFATFGEDEVYDQSHAEGFIRLYSLASRIKALNNLKK, from the coding sequence ATGAGCCAATTCAAAAAAATTCTGCTGGCCTACTCAGGCGGTTTAGACACTTCTGCCATCATTCCATGGTTGAAAGAAAACTATGAAGGTTGTGAGATTATTGCCTTCGTAGGTGACGTAGGCCAAGGCGCAGACGAGCTGGACGGCATTGAAGCCAAGGCTTTAGAGTCAGGCGCAGTAAAGTGCATCGTTGCTGACTTGAAAGACGAGTTCGTAAACGACTATGTGTATCCGACGCTGAAAAGCGGCGCTATTTACGAAGGTACTTATTTACTGGGTACTTCTATGGCGCGTCCGATTATCGCTAAAGCCATGGCCGAAGCGGCACTGGCCGAAGGTGCAGAAGCCATTGCCCACGGTTGTACCGGTAAAGGTAACGACCAAGTACGCTTTGAAGGTGCAGTTGCTGCATTAGCTCCTCAGTTGGCCATTATTGCCCCTTGGCGTATCTGGGACATGAAGAGCCGTGAAGACTTGTTGGATTATTTGGCTGAGCGCAATATCAAGACTACCGCCAGTGCCACTAAGATCTATTCTCGTGACGCCAACGCCTTCCATATCTCTACTGAAGGTGGCGAATTAGAAAGCACCTGGAACGAGCCATCTGAGCAAGCCTGGACTTGGACTGTGTCCCCAGAGCAAGCTCCTGATAAAGCCGAGACTTTATCTTTGACCGTAGTTGAAGGCCGCATTACTGCGTTGGACGGCGTAGAAATGACCCCGTACAACTTGCTGGTTGAGCTGAACGACCGTGCGGCTAAGCATGGCGTGGGTCGCGTAGATATCGTAGAAAACCGTTTGGTGGGCATGAAGTCGCGCGGTTGCTACGAAACTCCAGGTGGTACCGTGATGATGGCGGCACTGCGCGCCATTGAAGAACTGGTATTAGATAAGCCGACTCGCGCCTGGCGTGAGCGTGTGGGTGCTGAGTTCTCCCACTTGGTATACGACGGCCGTTGGTTCACTCCTTTATGCAAGGCACTGTTAGCGTCTGCTAATGCCATTGCTGAAGACGTATCCGGTGAAGTAGTAATTAAGTTGTACAAAGGTCAGGTAACGGCAATTCAGAAGTCTTCTCCTAATAGCTTGTACTCTGAAGAGTTCGCTACCTTCGGTGAAGACGAAGTGTACGACCAAAGCCATGCTGAAGGCTTTATCCGTTTGTACTCGTTGGCCAGCCGCATCAAAGCGCTGAACAACCTGAAGAAGTAA
- a CDS encoding CopG family transcriptional regulator — protein sequence MSVHELKRKTGDTSEKLTINLGVVDLGQVDLLVQEGFYSNRSDLIRTAIRNQLAVHAEVVKETVARKTYVLGLQYYSRTDLEALQAKGEMLQIQVLGLANIAEDVSPELALATIESISVLGALQASKEVKAALANRIY from the coding sequence ATGAGCGTACATGAGCTAAAACGAAAGACCGGCGATACCAGCGAAAAGCTGACCATTAACTTAGGGGTCGTTGACCTAGGGCAAGTCGATCTGCTGGTGCAGGAGGGATTTTATTCCAACCGCAGTGACCTGATCCGCACGGCGATCCGTAACCAGCTAGCGGTGCATGCAGAAGTGGTTAAGGAAACCGTCGCCCGCAAGACCTATGTGTTGGGCCTGCAGTATTACAGCCGCACGGATCTGGAAGCGCTACAGGCGAAGGGCGAAATGCTACAGATCCAAGTGCTGGGATTGGCGAATATTGCCGAGGATGTATCTCCGGAACTCGCGCTGGCGACGATCGAATCCATCTCCGTCTTAGGCGCCCTCCAAGCCAGCAAAGAGGTTAAAGCCGCGCTGGCAAACCGAATTTATTAA
- the argC gene encoding N-acetyl-gamma-glutamyl-phosphate reductase has translation MLKAAIIGASGYTGAELAGLIHAHPNLTLAGLYVSEGSLDAHKPFASLYPRWRGVIDAPVLPLDDDALSRIYADADLVLLATAHEVSHDLAPGFLAKGLPVFDLSGAFRVPGDDFYQRFYGFTHQFGDWLSKAAYGLAEWNQDAIKQAQLIAVPGCYPTASLTALKPLQTAGLMAAGRKPIISAVSGVTGAGRKASLATSFCEVSFKPYGVLNHRHQPEISHHLSNQVVFQPHLGNFNRGILATIYVELNDDVTDEQIASAYHSAYDGQKIVRITDQWPQINDVAGTPFCDLHWARDGNQLIVVSAIDNLLKGAASQAIQCINIHQGFSPLAGLVQE, from the coding sequence ATGTTAAAAGCTGCAATTATTGGTGCTAGCGGATACACCGGAGCCGAACTGGCCGGTTTAATCCATGCACATCCTAACCTGACGCTCGCCGGCCTTTATGTTTCTGAAGGTAGCTTAGACGCTCATAAACCCTTTGCCAGCTTGTACCCGCGCTGGCGCGGTGTGATTGATGCGCCAGTACTGCCGCTCGATGATGATGCGCTGAGCCGTATTTATGCTGACGCCGACCTAGTGCTGTTGGCTACCGCCCACGAAGTGAGCCATGACTTAGCGCCCGGCTTTTTAGCTAAGGGCCTGCCGGTTTTTGATTTATCCGGTGCCTTTCGTGTGCCCGGTGACGACTTTTATCAGCGCTTTTATGGTTTTACTCACCAGTTTGGCGACTGGCTCAGCAAGGCGGCTTATGGCTTAGCCGAATGGAATCAAGACGCGATTAAGCAAGCACAATTAATTGCCGTACCCGGCTGTTATCCCACGGCTTCTCTTACCGCCTTAAAGCCGTTACAAACAGCTGGCCTGATGGCCGCCGGACGTAAGCCGATTATCAGTGCCGTTTCCGGTGTCACCGGTGCGGGACGCAAGGCGAGCCTCGCGACCAGCTTTTGTGAAGTGAGCTTTAAGCCTTATGGCGTGCTCAATCATCGTCATCAGCCAGAGATCAGTCATCATCTGAGCAATCAGGTGGTCTTTCAGCCGCATTTGGGTAACTTTAATCGCGGTATTTTGGCCACTATTTATGTAGAGCTAAATGATGACGTGACCGATGAGCAAATCGCTAGCGCATATCACAGCGCCTACGACGGTCAGAAGATCGTGCGTATCACGGATCAATGGCCACAGATCAATGATGTAGCGGGCACGCCATTTTGCGACCTGCACTGGGCTCGTGACGGCAACCAACTAATAGTGGTGTCGGCCATCGACAACCTGTTAAAGGGCGCGGCCAGTCAGGCTATTCAATGTATTAATATTCACCAAGGATTCTCGCCGTTGGCGGGTTTGGTGCAGGAGTAA
- a CDS encoding ornithine carbamoyltransferase — translation MQHLLSLKDYSKQQIEDILALAKDLKANPAKYAEELKGKSVVTLFEKPSLRTRVTLDIGINRLGGHAVYLDSQNGAMGSRETVKDFAANLSRWCQAIVARVYDHQTLVEMAKYAQVPVINSLCNLYHPCQALADFMTIAEHHDDLSKVHLAYVGDGNNVTNSLLLTGAILGATVSSVCPRGRNVDAQVLKEAEALAAISGGKVQVADSLDDITDIDVLYTDTWVSMGDETPLEQVAEVFMPYQINQALLDKTGAKQVLHCQPAHRELEITSEVMDGPSSFILDQAENRMHVQNAVLLTLINRDTH, via the coding sequence ATGCAGCATTTATTAAGCCTAAAAGATTACAGCAAGCAGCAAATAGAAGACATTTTAGCATTGGCCAAAGACTTAAAAGCGAATCCCGCCAAGTATGCGGAGGAGCTCAAAGGCAAAAGCGTAGTGACCTTGTTTGAGAAACCCTCATTGCGTACTCGCGTCACGCTGGATATCGGTATTAATCGCTTGGGCGGTCATGCGGTCTATTTAGACAGCCAAAATGGCGCCATGGGCAGCCGCGAAACCGTTAAAGACTTTGCCGCTAACTTATCTCGCTGGTGCCAAGCAATAGTGGCGCGAGTTTACGACCATCAAACGCTGGTCGAAATGGCAAAATATGCACAAGTTCCAGTAATCAATTCCTTATGTAACCTGTATCATCCGTGTCAGGCATTGGCAGACTTTATGACCATTGCCGAGCACCATGATGATTTGAGCAAGGTACATCTGGCCTACGTGGGCGATGGTAATAACGTGACCAACTCACTGCTGCTGACCGGTGCTATTTTAGGTGCGACCGTCAGTTCGGTTTGCCCCCGTGGCCGCAACGTAGATGCCCAAGTATTAAAAGAAGCCGAAGCGCTGGCTGCCATCAGTGGTGGTAAGGTGCAGGTCGCCGATAGTCTGGATGACATTACCGACATCGACGTGCTCTATACCGATACTTGGGTGTCTATGGGTGATGAAACCCCGTTAGAGCAAGTAGCGGAAGTGTTCATGCCTTATCAGATCAATCAGGCCCTGCTCGATAAAACCGGCGCCAAACAGGTATTGCATTGCCAGCCTGCGCACCGTGAATTAGAAATAACTTCTGAGGTAATGGACGGTCCGTCCTCCTTTATCCTCGACCAAGCTGAAAATCGCATGCATGTGCAAAATGCCGTGCTGCTGACATTGATTAACAGGGATACGCACTAA
- the ppc gene encoding phosphoenolpyruvate carboxylase: MDNHAPLRANVGLLGQLLGDAIKDHHGTSFLDKIETIRQLAKSARQGNDQDQELLLDTLKHLSDDELLPVARAFSQFLNLANVAEQFHTISRQTQHNAGAGPLSEVFERLKQANIHPDNIKAALSELDIDLVLTAHPTEVTRRTFIHKHVQLNDCLAALELDLPQAEKAELLTRVEQLITQGWHSKEIRSQRPTPVDEARWGFAVIENSVWPALPQFMRQLDQQLQSQLNMRLPLDAAPVRFTSWMGGDRDGNPFVTAKVTQEVLLLGRWVASSLFLDDIQELVSELSMSEASDELHRVSQSLPQARGESDEPYRALLRKLREDLRETLAYLNAQVQGQSTDARDLITSNEQLRQPLELCYRSLQECGLGKIADGLLLDVIRKVACFGIHLLKLDIRQDAERHTQALSEITGYLGLGNYGDWSEADKQAFLLNELNSRRPLLPRQGAMGQWQPSADTQEVLDTCQVIAQHPQDAFGIYIISMAGAPSDVLAVQLLLKESGVSFPLPVAPLFETLDDLNNGADVIAQLYALPWYRGYLQGRQYVMIGYSDSAKDAGMMAAGWAQYSAMEKLVGISEQEQIKLTLFHGRGGSLGRGGGPAHQAILAQPPGSTLGGLRVTEQGEMIRFKFGLPKVAIDSLALYTSAVLEANLLPPPEPKPEWRDLMETMSEVSCAHYRSLIRDEPDFVPYFRAATPELELGKLPLGSRPAKRRPNGGVESLRAIPWIFAWTQNRLMLPAWLGAHKGLAAVIEAGDESTLMAMNKDWPFFRARLDMLEMVFLKADLGLAAYYDSLLVPESLKPLGKKLRDELRASMDLILHLKEEGELLSNEPWIKESIKLRNPYTDPLNVLQAELLKRSRLQEGEIHPVLDQALMVTIAGIAAGMRNTG, translated from the coding sequence ATGGATAATCATGCACCACTCAGAGCCAACGTCGGCCTGCTGGGGCAATTGCTGGGCGATGCGATTAAGGATCACCACGGCACTAGCTTTCTCGACAAAATAGAAACCATTCGCCAACTGGCTAAGTCGGCGCGCCAAGGTAATGACCAAGACCAAGAGTTACTGCTCGACACGCTCAAACACTTGAGTGACGACGAGTTATTACCGGTGGCCCGCGCCTTTAGTCAGTTTTTGAATCTGGCCAACGTTGCTGAGCAATTTCATACCATATCTCGCCAAACCCAACATAATGCCGGTGCCGGCCCCCTCAGCGAGGTGTTTGAGCGCTTAAAGCAAGCCAATATACACCCGGATAACATCAAGGCCGCGCTGAGTGAGTTGGACATTGATTTAGTGCTAACCGCGCACCCCACCGAAGTCACGCGCCGCACCTTTATTCACAAACATGTGCAGCTCAATGACTGCTTGGCTGCACTGGAGCTGGATTTACCGCAAGCGGAAAAAGCCGAGTTACTGACGCGCGTCGAGCAACTCATCACCCAAGGCTGGCACAGTAAAGAAATTCGCTCTCAGCGCCCCACTCCAGTAGACGAAGCGCGTTGGGGCTTTGCGGTGATAGAAAACAGCGTATGGCCGGCACTGCCGCAGTTTATGCGCCAGCTCGACCAACAATTACAATCCCAGTTGAATATGCGCCTCCCGCTGGATGCCGCACCGGTGCGCTTTACCTCTTGGATGGGCGGCGACCGTGACGGCAACCCCTTTGTAACCGCCAAGGTGACGCAAGAAGTGCTGCTGTTGGGCCGTTGGGTCGCCAGCTCACTGTTTCTTGATGATATTCAAGAACTGGTTTCTGAGCTGTCGATGTCGGAAGCCAGTGATGAGCTGCACCGGGTCAGCCAGTCATTGCCGCAAGCGCGTGGCGAAAGCGACGAGCCTTATCGCGCCTTATTACGCAAGCTGCGCGAAGACTTACGGGAAACACTGGCCTACCTCAATGCGCAGGTGCAAGGCCAAAGCACCGATGCTCGAGACTTGATCACCAGCAATGAACAACTGCGCCAGCCTCTGGAGCTGTGTTATCGCTCGCTACAAGAATGTGGCTTAGGCAAGATTGCCGACGGCTTATTGTTAGATGTGATCCGCAAAGTGGCCTGTTTCGGTATTCATCTCTTAAAACTCGATATTCGCCAAGACGCCGAGCGCCACACCCAAGCGCTGTCTGAGATCACCGGTTATTTAGGCCTAGGTAACTACGGCGATTGGAGCGAAGCGGACAAGCAGGCTTTCTTGCTTAACGAACTTAATTCACGCCGCCCGCTGTTACCTCGCCAAGGAGCAATGGGCCAATGGCAGCCCAGTGCCGACACCCAAGAGGTATTAGATACCTGCCAAGTGATCGCTCAGCATCCACAAGATGCTTTTGGTATTTACATTATCTCCATGGCCGGCGCGCCGTCCGATGTACTGGCGGTACAACTGTTGCTTAAAGAAAGTGGCGTCAGCTTCCCGCTGCCCGTGGCCCCTTTATTTGAAACCTTGGATGACTTAAATAACGGCGCCGATGTAATAGCCCAGCTTTACGCCCTGCCTTGGTATCGCGGTTATCTGCAAGGGCGCCAATACGTAATGATCGGTTATTCCGACTCGGCCAAAGATGCAGGCATGATGGCCGCCGGTTGGGCCCAGTACAGCGCCATGGAGAAACTGGTCGGCATCAGCGAGCAAGAGCAGATCAAGTTGACCTTGTTCCACGGCCGTGGCGGCAGCTTAGGTCGCGGCGGCGGCCCCGCTCACCAAGCCATTTTGGCCCAACCCCCCGGTTCAACGCTTGGCGGTCTGCGCGTTACCGAGCAAGGCGAGATGATCCGCTTTAAGTTTGGCCTGCCCAAGGTAGCCATCGACAGCTTAGCGCTCTACACCAGCGCGGTATTAGAAGCCAACTTGCTACCACCGCCAGAGCCTAAGCCTGAGTGGCGGGATCTGATGGAAACCATGAGCGAGGTGTCTTGCGCCCATTACCGTTCGCTTATTCGCGATGAGCCGGACTTTGTGCCCTATTTCCGTGCCGCCACCCCGGAGCTGGAATTAGGTAAACTGCCGCTGGGCTCTCGCCCCGCTAAGCGCAGACCCAATGGTGGCGTAGAGAGCCTGCGCGCCATCCCGTGGATTTTTGCTTGGACGCAAAACCGCTTGATGCTCCCAGCTTGGTTGGGCGCCCATAAAGGCTTAGCCGCGGTAATAGAGGCCGGTGATGAAAGCACGCTAATGGCGATGAATAAAGACTGGCCATTCTTCCGCGCCCGGCTGGATATGCTGGAAATGGTATTTTTGAAAGCAGACTTAGGCTTGGCCGCCTACTACGACAGCCTGCTGGTGCCTGAATCTCTAAAACCGCTGGGCAAAAAATTACGCGATGAGCTGCGCGCCAGCATGGATTTGATACTGCACCTAAAAGAAGAAGGCGAGCTGTTATCCAATGAGCCTTGGATCAAGGAGTCCATCAAGTTACGCAACCCTTATACGGATCCGCTAAACGTGCTGCAGGCAGAATTATTAAAACGCTCGCGCTTACAAGAAGGCGAAATTCATCCGGTATTGGATCAAGCACTGATGGTGACCATAGCCGGCATCGCCGCTGGAATGCGTAATACGGGTTAA
- the argE gene encoding acetylornithine deacetylase: MDMYRDLIALPSISSTESSWDQSNEKVIRLLADWFSQLGFAVEVTELDGLPGKFNMVATRGEGDGGLLLAGHTDTVPYDEGRWTKDPFKLTEENGRLYGLGVIDMKGFFAFIIEALKDMDLSKLTKPIRILATADEETTMAGARAIASAMAIKPDYAVIGEPTGLVPVMMHKGHMSEGIRITGKSGHSSDPANGVNALEIMHKVMGRLLDLQRQLKENYGNTHFKVPQPTLNLGSLFGGDSPNRICACCELNFDMRPIPGVGPDELMGLLHHAIEPIKQQYPDALELFHLHEPIPAYSTDPNGELVRAAAEISGKAAEAVNYCTEAPFINQLGCQTIVLGPGHIAQAHQPDEYLDLSFVKPTIDIIQRLVGRFCLAEAK, from the coding sequence ATGGATATGTATCGCGACTTGATCGCCCTGCCCTCTATTAGTAGTACTGAGTCCAGCTGGGACCAAAGTAACGAAAAAGTGATCCGCTTATTAGCCGACTGGTTTAGTCAGCTAGGCTTTGCGGTAGAGGTCACGGAACTTGACGGCCTACCCGGCAAATTCAACATGGTGGCCACCCGCGGCGAAGGCGATGGCGGCTTATTACTGGCCGGCCATACCGACACCGTGCCTTATGATGAAGGCCGCTGGACCAAAGACCCCTTTAAGCTGACCGAAGAAAATGGCCGCCTCTATGGCTTGGGTGTGATCGACATGAAAGGCTTCTTTGCCTTTATTATCGAAGCCCTAAAAGACATGGACTTAAGCAAGCTCACTAAGCCGATTCGCATCTTGGCCACCGCCGATGAAGAAACCACCATGGCCGGTGCCCGCGCCATTGCCAGTGCCATGGCCATTAAGCCGGATTATGCAGTTATTGGTGAGCCGACCGGTTTAGTACCGGTCATGATGCACAAAGGCCATATGTCAGAAGGCATTCGTATTACCGGCAAAAGCGGCCACAGTTCAGACCCCGCAAATGGCGTCAATGCGCTAGAAATTATGCATAAAGTGATGGGCCGTTTATTAGACTTACAGCGCCAACTGAAAGAAAACTACGGCAATACTCATTTTAAGGTGCCACAGCCAACGCTAAACTTAGGCTCGCTGTTCGGCGGCGACAGCCCCAACCGTATTTGTGCCTGCTGCGAGCTGAACTTCGATATGCGCCCCATTCCTGGTGTGGGCCCAGATGAACTTATGGGTTTATTGCATCACGCCATAGAACCCATTAAACAGCAGTATCCCGATGCGCTGGAATTATTTCACTTACATGAACCTATCCCAGCCTACAGCACAGATCCAAACGGAGAGTTAGTGCGCGCTGCCGCCGAGATCAGCGGCAAGGCTGCCGAGGCGGTCAACTACTGTACCGAAGCGCCCTTTATCAATCAGCTTGGTTGCCAAACTATCGTATTGGGCCCCGGCCATATTGCCCAGGCACACCAACCCGATGAATACTTGGACTTATCGTTTGTGAAACCCACTATCGATATTATTCAACGCTTAGTGGGTCGTTTTTGTTTGGCTGAGGCAAAGTAA